The genomic stretch TGACGTTACCACTGGCATTTTGGGAGCTATGCGGCGGTAGTATGGAAAGTTACTGGCTCCACCTCTAGGGGAGCTCATCATTACCCTGGAGAAGGAGGAATGCAACCCCAAACCAGACCTGGAAAAATCCATCCCAAACTGTTCTCCTCCTTGGTAGCCTGAGGTCTGCACACATGGCAGGCCCATCACTTCCTGCATAGGCCTGACGAAGTGAGCATCTGTGGGCTCGCTGAACGGGTTCTCCATGTGAgagccaggggctgaggagggcCCGCCTGCAGGCCCAGCCTCTGGACTCAACAAATAAGGGGCCTCCCCCTCCAGCCTGCAGTCACTAGTGGTGTTTGGGATATTATCGTCATTGTTCTGATTTGCACTAAAGTTACTTCCTCTGCTCTTGTTAAGAAAATTTGAAATGCTAAAAGTGGATTTATGTTCTAGGTTATTTGTGACTTCCAAAATATGGATGTCTCCTACCCGGTCAGTGCTAGACTGGGGATCTGAAAAACTCCGGTCGCTGCTCTCAGGGCTGAGGTCTATCTTCTCGGCACTGACCACcactccctccacctccaccgaTTCGCTGCCTTCCGCTTGGGAGGTCACGTCGCTCACTTCATCCTGAGGCTCAGGAGAGCTCAGGGGCTCAGATTTAACCACCACTCTCATGTGCTCCTTCTCACCAAGGCCAGCCTCAGGGTTTTCACACTGAAAACCACTTTTCTCAGGTGTGGCTTCCTGCTCAAAACTAGCCTCGACCTGAGTGGCGCGGGAGGCCATGGAGAGCTGGGTCACGTTGCCGGTGCTGTTGTCGGACTGGCTGGGCACCTGGGCATCTTCTTGAGCACCAAAGGGCCGGTCAAATATGATGGCGCTGTCATCCTGGGTGTCGGTCATCCCGTCAGCTTTAGGGTTATCCACGATCTTCAGAGAATCTGGTGAAAAGAACTCCTCCCGAGAATGAACCCCCGGCCCATTCTCTGGCGTAACGTCGGAGATGGCAGACTCATCCAGGGTGGGTCGGAGCCGCTGTCTGGCCCGCTCCTCTGCAGACTGCTTGCGCTTATGCAGGCGTCTCATGGGGAAGGGTGTCCGCTGGTCCAGGTTACTGCGCATCGAAGAGCTCATGGGGGCCGGCTGCTCCTCACCACTCTGGCTGGAATTGAGGGCTGAGCTCACGATGCTCAGTCCCAGCTGCTGCAGCATAAAGGAGCGCTGCATGCGGGCGCTCTGCTCCTGAACGCGCTCGGTGGGGGGAGACATGGGCAGCGTCCTTGTCGTTAGGTAATGTTTACATGCCTTAACAACAGAGTTCAAGTGCAGGTGAGAGGCTGCCAATAAGACATCCATAACATTGCTCTCCCCCAGCATGAGGGTGGAGGTATACATCATGTCAATCAGTGCGGCAAAGGCCTCCGCTGTCACTACCTCGCTATCCAACTGGATCATGTTCATGGTCTGATCTCCCTCTGCCACAGAGAACAGGGCTCGGAAATGTGTACTGCATGCTGCTAGGACCGAGCGGTGGGCTTTGAAATGTCTGTTCCCCACTACAATGACACAATCACAGAGCTGGCCGTGAAGTCTCTGGTAGTTCAGCTGCTGGAAGATCTGTTCAAAGTGGCCAGGAAAATCCATGAtcctataaaaaaaagaaagtgttaagACACAGAAGAGCTTAAGTCAAAGGGCACAGAGGGTGCGATGACAAGAGaggcatggggacttccctggtggtccagtggttaagacttcgccttccaatgcagcgggtgtgggtttgatccctggtcggggagctaagatcccacatgcctcgcatccaacaaaccaaaacaaaaaacagaagcaatgtaacaaattcaataaacacaaaaaatggtccacatcaaaaaaaaaaaaatcttaaaaaaaagagggaggcatGAATGACCAAGCTTGGACCTTTCAAAGCTCGTGATGTTTCTGATGGTGGGCACGCAGACTAAACACCTGTCCAATAAGGAGCAAATGCTGATTCGGCTAACAGCCCTGGaagcctgcacacacacacagatcagcTACGGGCTGTTTACAGCCTCCGCTTCACCCTTACATGACCCACTTTTAACACTTAGGGTCCACGTTAGAAAAGACCAGTGTGTGGGTGATGCAACATCTATCTATACCTGAGAAGTCAGAGTTCTGCACTCCCTGAGGACAATAAATAAACTCCAAGAAATTATAAACAGAGTCTTTTAGcaaccttaaataaataaaaagggcaTATCAATATTAGTGGGGAAGATTTCCAGTTATAGATGGTAGTAGATTGCACTCATGCATTTACCCTCTCCACCCttaaagttttttggttttgttgttttaaaggtaaaaacccacaagggaaaaaagaatgggaaagaaaTATCAATAGCATTTTGGAAGCTGGTAAGCAGGTAAACGAATACATGCTGACTGACTTAGCATGCCCAGAAAGCTGAATCCTAAACTGGCAGTGGCTAAAACAACCTGACATATATAaacccccacccacccagaggCTCAGAACTGGCTGCCAAGGTGCCAGGGGAAGTGGAGTGAAGATGATGTCAAGACAAGGGGACTGGCTGGAAGTCTATTCGataaaaaaataatctaatgGACGTTCCACACCTGTGGCACAGAAAAGGTAAAgctatagagacagagagtagattagtggttttctGGGACCGGGGTTGGGCTCGGGGCAGGACGCAAGTGGGAAGAGGGACTTCTGGGggcatgatggaaatgttctaaaattggggTATGATGATTACACATCAAATTCTCTAAAAATatttgaactgtacacttaaaacaaggaattttatggtatgtacaTAGACCTCAATAAAGCTCAATaaattaaacttcaaaaaaaaaagaagaaagaaaaacaagagatgaACAAGCTCCAAAACCATCTGCTCAGACTCCATTTTCACCTGTAGGGCTTCTATACATCCAACCCAACCGACTGCTTAGAACATCTCATGTATCTTTGATGATACTAACAGAATTACTAGGTTTTTCTCCCCCTTAGATGTGATAatggcattgattttttttttcaaaagagtaGTTTTTAAAGAGATAACATACTGAAATACTTACAGATGAAATGACATGATGTCTAGCGTTTGCTTCAAAAGCTTATTTtttgtacatttgaaattttttataaatgttaaaattaaaaaagggaaTAAAGAAGAGACCGCATGGACTATGGGTGGATCACTTTCCAAAGCTGAGTGTGGAATCATTACATATGTACATTTTCATCTCTTGGACTCATCAGCAACAAGAACTTGCTTGTCCTCTCCTAAGAAACTGCTACACTTCCTAGGAACTACAGGACTGCTGATTCAAAGTCAAACTCCTTGACTAGTGCTCATGACACACTCTCATCGTATGGTTAGAAAACAGGGTCAATAACCCCCAAAGTGGCGCTGCTCTGTGCCTTCTGCCCACAGACTGTAGAAGCTGAAGGAGCCACAAAGTTTAAAACCCTGTTTTATCCTCTCCAGCGAAGGAACCTCTGGtcctctgggagggagggaggcagaatcTAATGGTTACACCCCAGGATACAAACACATGCAGACAGTCGTGCCTGGCACTAGagataaaatcaacaagacaGATCCATCTCTGCCCTCAGGGGTGACAGACTAATCAACGTTCAAATACAATAAAGTATTACAAGTGCTGTGGTAGGAAGTACAAGGTGctacaggagacaaagaaagggCGCCTGCCTCTGACGGGTTGGTGGAGGGGGTGTGGAAAGCCTCTTCGGGAAAGAAGCCAGCAGTCCCCTGCTGGGCTCTGGTGGCTGAACCAGAGAAACTCTGTACTCAGGACGCGAGGCTGGGACGAGCTGCTACAACCCACAGCTGGAGCATGAAGTTAAAGTCCGCACTAGAAGGTAAGACATTCCACCCACCAATAGAAGACTAGCAGCCCAGGGTTCAAATACCCAGGGAATCCCTCCAACAGACCACTTGGGTCCCCATCGAACTTCCCTACAGTGAAGCCCACCAGTCCTCAAGGCCGATTCACTCAGCTTCCAGTCAGGTAGAAGCACCACAAACTGGAGGGGGAAAATCCCTAACATTGAAACCGAGTGTGGCCCTATGGGGCTCCCAGGCACGGAGGCTtttttgtcccccatttcttgtaggcaaaactccagcctccatgaccttccctg from Phocoena phocoena chromosome 6, mPhoPho1.1, whole genome shotgun sequence encodes the following:
- the ZBTB5 gene encoding zinc finger and BTB domain-containing protein 5, whose translation is MDFPGHFEQIFQQLNYQRLHGQLCDCVIVVGNRHFKAHRSVLAACSTHFRALFSVAEGDQTMNMIQLDSEVVTAEAFAALIDMMYTSTLMLGESNVMDVLLAASHLHLNSVVKACKHYLTTRTLPMSPPTERVQEQSARMQRSFMLQQLGLSIVSSALNSSQSGEEQPAPMSSSMRSNLDQRTPFPMRRLHKRKQSAEERARQRLRPTLDESAISDVTPENGPGVHSREEFFSPDSLKIVDNPKADGMTDTQDDSAIIFDRPFGAQEDAQVPSQSDNSTGNVTQLSMASRATQVEASFEQEATPEKSGFQCENPEAGLGEKEHMRVVVKSEPLSSPEPQDEVSDVTSQAEGSESVEVEGVVVSAEKIDLSPESSDRSFSDPQSSTDRVGDIHILEVTNNLEHKSTFSISNFLNKSRGSNFSANQNNDDNIPNTTSDCRLEGEAPYLLSPEAGPAGGPSSAPGSHMENPFSEPTDAHFVRPMQEVMGLPCVQTSGYQGGEQFGMDFSRSGLGLHSSFSRVMMSSPRGGASNFPYYRRIAPKMPVVTSVRSSQIPENSASSQLMMNAATSSFENGHPSQPGPPQLTRASADVLSKCKKALSEHNVLVVEGARKYACKICCKTFLTLTDCKKHIRVHTGEKPYACLKCGKRFSQSSHLYKHSKTTCLRWQSSNLPSTLL